In Rahnella variigena, one DNA window encodes the following:
- the zapG gene encoding Z-ring associated protein ZapG, whose product MTWEYALIGLVVGIAIGAVAMRFGNRKLRDQQVMKNELEKSKAELDEYRQELVGHFARSAELLDNMATDYRQLYQHMAKSSNNLLPDMPEQDNPFNYRLTGSEADNDQVPVQMPRDYSDGASGLLRGERPVRK is encoded by the coding sequence ATGACCTGGGAGTATGCACTCATTGGATTAGTGGTCGGTATCGCGATTGGTGCGGTAGCGATGCGCTTTGGTAATCGTAAATTACGTGATCAACAAGTCATGAAAAACGAACTGGAGAAAAGCAAAGCCGAACTCGACGAATACCGTCAGGAGCTGGTGGGTCATTTTGCCCGCAGCGCAGAGTTGCTCGATAACATGGCGACAGATTACCGTCAGCTTTATCAGCATATGGCGAAGAGCTCCAACAATCTGCTGCCTGATATGCCAGAGCAGGATAATCCGTTCAACTATCGCCTGACCGGTTCTGAAGCCGATAACGATCAGGTGCCGGTACAAATGCCGCGTGATTATTCTGATGGCGCATCGGGTTTGTTGCGTGGCGAGCGTCCGGTTCGTAAATAA
- the degS gene encoding outer membrane-stress sensor serine endopeptidase DegS — translation MFVKLLRSAVIGLIVAGILLAAVPMLRKNITDPLFERNFTQTSEEPVSYNSGVRHAAPAVVNVYNRNMGNSSQNELAIRTLGSGVIMNDNGYILTNKHVINNADQIIVALQDGRVFEALLVGSDSLTDLAVLKINAGNLPVIPINSHRTPHVGDVVMAIGNPYNLGQTVTQGIISATGRIGLSPSGRQNFLQTDASINQGNSGGALVNSLGELMGINTLSFDQSNDGATPEGIGFAIPTALATKVMGKLIRDGRVIRGYIGISGREVSPLHGPNSGLDRIQGIVVNEVTPNGPAANAGMQVRDVIVNVNNKPAVSAIETMDQVAEVRPGTVIPVKIIRDGQQLTLQVTVQEYPDH, via the coding sequence ATGTTTGTTAAGCTATTGAGATCCGCTGTTATCGGCCTGATTGTTGCTGGCATTTTGCTGGCGGCGGTACCTATGTTGCGTAAAAACATCACAGACCCGCTGTTCGAACGCAATTTCACCCAAACCAGCGAAGAACCTGTCAGCTATAACTCGGGCGTTCGTCACGCGGCTCCTGCCGTCGTGAACGTCTATAACCGCAACATGGGCAACAGTTCGCAAAACGAACTGGCCATTCGCACGCTGGGTTCCGGCGTTATCATGAATGACAATGGCTATATCCTGACCAACAAACATGTCATTAATAATGCCGATCAGATCATCGTGGCGCTACAAGATGGCCGCGTATTTGAAGCCTTGCTGGTGGGTTCTGACAGCCTGACTGACCTGGCTGTACTCAAAATCAACGCCGGTAATCTGCCGGTGATCCCGATTAATTCACACCGGACTCCGCATGTCGGTGATGTCGTGATGGCGATTGGTAACCCGTATAACCTCGGGCAGACCGTCACACAAGGCATTATCAGTGCCACCGGTCGTATCGGTCTGAGCCCGTCCGGTCGCCAGAACTTCCTGCAAACCGATGCCTCAATCAACCAGGGGAACTCCGGCGGTGCGCTGGTGAACTCACTGGGTGAGCTGATGGGGATTAATACGCTGTCATTTGACCAGAGTAATGACGGTGCGACGCCGGAAGGCATTGGCTTTGCAATCCCGACAGCGCTGGCCACCAAAGTGATGGGCAAGCTTATTCGTGATGGTCGCGTCATTCGCGGTTATATCGGCATCAGCGGCCGCGAGGTATCGCCTCTGCACGGGCCGAACAGCGGACTGGATCGCATTCAGGGGATTGTGGTTAATGAAGTCACCCCGAACGGTCCGGCGGCAAATGCGGGTATGCAGGTGCGCGATGTGATTGTTAACGTGAATAATAAACCGGCTGTTTCCGCGATTGAGACGATGGATCAGGTTGCGGAAGTCCGCCCTGGCACGGTGATCCCAGTTAAAATCATTCGGGACGGCCAGCAGCTGACCTTGCAGGTCACCGTGCAGGAATATCCTGATCACTGA
- the murA gene encoding UDP-N-acetylglucosamine 1-carboxyvinyltransferase, which yields MDKFRVQGGTRLSGEVTISGAKNAALPILFAALLAEEPVELQNVPHLKDIDTTIKLLSQLGTKIERNGSVFVDASAVNEFCAPYDLVKTMRASIWALGPLVARFGRGEVSLPGGCAIGARPVDLHITGLEQLGATIVLEEGYVKASVDGRLKGAHIVMDKVSVGATVTIMSAATLAEGTTIIENAAREPEIVDTANFLNTLGAKITGAGTDRITIEGVARLGGGVYRVVPDRIETGTFLVAAAISGGKIVCREARPDTLDAVLAKLREAGAEIEVGEDWISLDMHGKRAKAVTFRTAPHPGFPTDMQAQFSLLNLVAEGTGVITETIFENRFMHIPELIRMGAHAEIEGSTLICHGVEKLSGAQVMATDLRASASLVLAGCIAEGVTVVDRIYHIDRGYERIEDKLRQLGAKIERFKGE from the coding sequence ATGGATAAATTTCGTGTACAGGGTGGGACTCGTCTAAGCGGCGAAGTCACTATCTCTGGTGCAAAAAATGCAGCACTTCCTATTTTGTTTGCCGCACTGCTTGCTGAAGAACCTGTTGAACTCCAGAACGTTCCTCACCTGAAAGATATCGATACCACCATCAAACTGCTGAGCCAGCTGGGCACCAAAATCGAACGTAACGGTTCGGTCTTTGTGGATGCCAGTGCGGTAAACGAGTTTTGTGCGCCGTACGATCTGGTGAAAACCATGCGTGCTTCCATCTGGGCGCTGGGTCCGCTGGTGGCGCGTTTTGGTCGTGGCGAAGTTTCCCTGCCGGGCGGTTGTGCTATCGGCGCACGTCCTGTTGACCTGCACATCACCGGTCTGGAACAACTGGGCGCAACGATCGTGCTGGAAGAAGGCTACGTGAAAGCGTCCGTAGACGGTCGGCTGAAAGGCGCACACATCGTGATGGATAAAGTCAGCGTTGGCGCGACAGTCACCATCATGAGTGCCGCCACACTGGCCGAAGGCACCACCATTATTGAAAACGCCGCACGTGAGCCGGAAATCGTTGATACTGCGAATTTCCTGAATACGCTGGGCGCGAAAATCACCGGCGCGGGCACCGACAGAATTACCATCGAAGGCGTTGCACGTCTGGGTGGCGGTGTTTATCGCGTAGTGCCTGACCGTATTGAAACCGGGACTTTCCTGGTGGCGGCGGCGATTTCCGGTGGCAAAATTGTCTGCCGTGAAGCCCGTCCTGATACGCTGGATGCCGTTCTGGCGAAACTGCGTGAAGCTGGCGCTGAAATCGAAGTGGGCGAAGACTGGATCAGTCTCGACATGCATGGCAAACGTGCCAAAGCGGTAACGTTCCGTACTGCGCCGCATCCGGGCTTCCCGACTGACATGCAGGCACAGTTCAGCCTGCTGAACCTGGTGGCTGAAGGCACAGGTGTTATCACTGAAACCATCTTCGAAAACCGTTTCATGCATATTCCTGAGCTGATCCGTATGGGCGCTCACGCTGAAATCGAAGGCAGCACTCTGATTTGTCATGGCGTTGAAAAACTGTCTGGCGCTCAGGTGATGGCGACCGATTTGCGCGCTTCCGCCAGCCTGGTTCTGGCCGGTTGTATCGCAGAAGGCGTGACCGTCGTTGACCGTATTTATCACATTGATCGTGGCTATGAGCGTATCGAAGATAAACTGCGTCAGCTGGGTGCAAAAATCGAGCGTTTTAAAGGCGAGTAA
- the degQ gene encoding serine endoprotease DegQ encodes MKKKSFLLSVLAVSLGLTFASAPMANAALPTQVQGQPLPSLAPMLDKVLPAVVGVQVSGTQPPSADVPPEYKFFFGQQDPEPNAGPQPFEGLGSGVIIDAAKGYVLTNNHVVNNADKISVQLNDGREYKAKLIGKDDQSDIAVIQLIDAKNLTQITMADSDNLRVGDFAVAVGNPFGLGQTVTSGIVSALGRSGLNLEGLENFIQTDASINRGNSGGALLDLKGELIGINTAIISSQGGSVGIGFAIPVNMAKNLSHQLIEFGEVKRGLLGIRGSEMTAELAQAFKLDSQRGAFVNEVLPDSAAAKAGIKSGDVLVTLQGKKLSSFAELRAKVGTAGPGVTMQIGLLRDGKPMTVNVTLDKSPAVEVSIEKLNPALQGVTLSDPADKNAKGVHVDDVKKGTPADQIGLQKDDVIIGVNREPLENLAAFRKILESKPDLIALSIVRKGQNIYLFMP; translated from the coding sequence ATGAAGAAAAAGTCATTTTTGCTCAGTGTGTTAGCTGTTAGCCTTGGATTAACTTTCGCTTCTGCGCCTATGGCGAATGCTGCTTTACCGACACAAGTTCAGGGACAACCTTTGCCAAGCCTGGCACCGATGCTGGATAAAGTGCTGCCGGCCGTCGTGGGCGTTCAGGTTTCCGGCACGCAGCCGCCAAGTGCGGATGTGCCACCGGAATACAAATTCTTCTTTGGTCAGCAAGATCCAGAGCCAAATGCAGGGCCACAGCCTTTTGAAGGTCTGGGCTCGGGCGTTATTATTGATGCCGCTAAAGGCTACGTGCTCACCAACAATCACGTCGTGAATAACGCTGACAAGATCAGCGTTCAGCTCAACGATGGCCGCGAATATAAAGCCAAGCTCATCGGTAAAGACGATCAGTCTGACATCGCCGTCATCCAGCTGATCGATGCGAAAAATCTCACACAAATCACCATGGCTGATTCAGATAATCTGCGCGTGGGCGATTTTGCGGTCGCCGTCGGCAACCCGTTCGGGCTCGGTCAGACCGTGACGTCCGGTATTGTGTCTGCTCTCGGTCGCAGCGGCCTGAACCTTGAAGGGCTGGAAAACTTTATTCAGACCGATGCCTCGATTAACCGCGGCAACTCCGGCGGTGCCCTGCTCGACCTGAAAGGTGAACTGATTGGCATCAATACCGCCATTATTTCTTCCCAGGGTGGCAGCGTTGGTATCGGCTTTGCTATCCCGGTGAATATGGCGAAAAACCTCAGCCATCAGCTGATTGAATTTGGCGAAGTGAAACGTGGCCTGCTGGGGATCCGCGGCAGTGAAATGACGGCGGAACTGGCACAGGCATTTAAACTCGACAGCCAGCGTGGCGCATTCGTCAATGAAGTGCTGCCTGATTCGGCGGCAGCAAAAGCCGGGATTAAATCCGGTGACGTGCTGGTCACACTTCAGGGCAAAAAGCTGAGCAGCTTTGCAGAATTACGTGCAAAAGTCGGTACCGCCGGTCCGGGCGTTACGATGCAGATTGGTTTGCTGCGCGATGGCAAACCGATGACCGTGAACGTCACGCTGGATAAAAGCCCGGCCGTGGAAGTCAGCATTGAGAAACTCAATCCTGCCTTGCAGGGTGTGACACTCAGCGATCCGGCAGATAAAAATGCTAAAGGCGTGCATGTCGATGACGTGAAGAAAGGCACACCGGCTGATCAGATAGGTCTGCAAAAAGACGATGTGATTATCGGCGTAAACCGTGAGCCGCTTGAGAATCTTGCCGCCTTCCGCAAAATTCTGGAAAGCAAACCGGACCTGATTGCGCTGAGCATTGTGCGTAAAGGGCAGAATATCTACTTATTCATGCCGTAA